In Clupea harengus chromosome 23, Ch_v2.0.2, whole genome shotgun sequence, the sequence GGAGACAGTCACATTTGAGGAGCACACTGCTCTGGTTTCCTTCATTCCAGAGGGCTGTCTCGGGGGTGACTTTAAGATGCCTTCCACAATGAGTTTTGAAATGCAGGAATAAAACTCGGGGCACTTTGCAAATGTCAGGCTCTCAAGATGTTCTGGAGAACCATACATTTTGATTAACCGCTTGTAGACCATGAGGACAACCTGACAGACCTCAACAGAGTCCAGGCAAACAGTGGCCTTCCGTTTGTTCCTGGAAACACTCAAAAAGAGACTGGaagaaagttcagagaagatGGTGTCAAAGAGGCTGCAGTCAGCCAGGTTAAAGTCCTTTAAACCCATCGGTAACAGGTGTAACAGGAGTCTGCTGACAATATCCTTGACTGTCCCAAGGTGCACCATCATCATTAAAGGCTTGGTATCTATGGAAGATGCACATCTATGGTAGGGATTAGCCAAACAGTCAGGGTCGGTAGGGACGTCAGGTCTGATGACAGCAGTTAGTGGTCGCACGGCAGGTGCAAAGGTCGTAGCAGGTGCGCTTAACAGAGAGTCAGAGCTGGAAGTGGAGGCTATGTGACGAGCTACTGATTCTGAAAGGAGTGTAGAGACTTCCCTTGCAACGGCACTCGAGATAGCCTTGGTGACTTCTGTGCTTTCAGAGTTTAGAGCTCGCTTGAGGGAATCAGCGGAACCAATCTGTTCCTCAAGCTCCTTGCGAACACTGCTTACGATCCTACAACTGGGGGGCCTGGTGTATTTCACTTGAGAATGAAAGTGGTCAGGAGATGCTGGAATTGAAATCATTTTAGTATCCTCTGATAGATCATCCAACACAGATACCACCATGTCAACTGCCATGTTCGTGAGATGTGTCGGTGAGTTACTGCCAGACTCAATATCAGAGATCAGCTTAGTGATGACGTCTACGACAACATCTGTTTTGGATGGAAGGCTAGAGCAAGACTGTTTTGCAGCATCAGTCATCGCAGACTCAATGTCATACACAGCCCTTTCCAGAATATCAACAGATtcatctgtcactctctcactggctATACCGTTGCCCTCTTGGACACAGGTGTCCTCTTGAACACAATGATTTGAGACGTCGACACTTGCGCTTCCAGACCTTACCATTCCATCTTCGATAACTTGCACAGGTGATTGGCAAGCTGATTCACCTAAATCTGATGCAAATACAAGATTACGTTTAAATTcatgcaaaaacaaataaatcagccAGTTAGAATTATGTAATATAATTATAGTTAAGTAAATATAGCTATGTAAAGgttaaacaacaaaacaactgaaaactgaataaaaaaaacaaaacaaaatcttaCCATCAGGGCTGACGATTTCACTGGAAAGCGATTCCATAATGTCAGACACAAGCACAGGGCAGAGCCTAGAAATCAGTTGATGCTGAAACTCTGAAAGAGGTCCATTTGGAGAACAACATGATAACTGTTTGCAGGCAGCCTCATTGGAAGCCTCTGGGATGCTGAGACTGTGAACAGTCATTTTATTGACCAGTTTTTCTACAACTGCCTGTAAGAGGTTATGAGTTGGACTTGAGGGCTGAGAGAATCTCTCACTTTTGGTCCTAGGGGCGGATGGGGTCTTAACCCTCTTTGAGTTGTTAGGAGGAATCATATTCTTCATGGCATCCATTGCACACAGGTCTTCAATGGCTATTTTGTGCACAACTGTGTCTTTATTGTTGACGTGGGGCATAAAGAAGAGTGTCTCCGAAGTTGGGTTTGTGATGAGCTGGATTGGGTCCTTAGTCGTTTTCAGACTCTGGGCTTTCTCTCCAAACAAGTCTTTGAGGAGATTAACAGCAGACCCTGACAAGGGCTGTGTAAATTCTTTCAGTTCCTGTTCCGTGGTGGTCTCACACAAACTAACATCACAGCTGATCTGAGAGCTGGAGTAATGTGTGGATTGTCTGGAGGATTCACTGTCAAATATGTTGTGATACAAGACGGAAGCAACAGAATGAGCCAGTTGTGGAGTGTTTCTGGGTAATAGTTCCCTAGGTTTGTTAACACTATGCAGTTTATTATCCTGCAAGATACGATTCACTGATTTCCTTGGATGAGCACAATCTAGGTGCGTTCCTGAAGCAGTTTCTTTGCATGTAAATTTAGCGTCACATTCAGAAAACACCCTCTCCTTTGATGTACTGGAAGAAGTCTCACTTGTTAGTAAGTCCTGTGTGACAGCCTCAATTATCTGCCCTGTGTACAGTTCTACATCTTTCTCTTCATCAAGTATGTTATTGATACCTTCATCCGTTGGCTTGCCACCCAAAAGTTTGATCTCAGTGCCATGGTCATCAGTAGTAATACACGGTCCGATAGACAGAAGGCGATCATCAAACTCTTCATTGGAGCTTCTATCCTGAGAGAGTAGTCCTTCTCTATCTAACACTACTGTTGCGCCGTCCAGGGTTGTGTCCACAACATCGTTGGACATGATGGTGAATCCAGCAAGAGTGTCACAGTTGTTAATATCATTCTGAGATGTTTCAGAGAAAGCGATCGAATCATGTATTATCTCCAAAACAAAGCTTTCAGCTCTGAAAGCTTCAGACGAAGGTGTTATGGTTATTGGGCTCTCCTGGGCATTTACTGCACTGGAGGGAGTGACTGATCTCTTAACTGAAGTCTCATTACAAAGCTCCTCTGAAAAAGGAACTTCCGTGTAAAAAGTCAGTCCTACGTATGATTCATAACTCCCACTTTCTTTGTCATAAAGAGAGGCAGGGGAAGAAATGGTGGCACTTGACCTCGGACTGAACATCATTGTTatagtgttgttgttgctagAAGAAGAGTCAGTGAAAAGGAAAGAGGAGCTGCTACGGCTTCGGTCAGAGTTTTCACTGGAGGGCCTGCCACTTCCTGACGAGGAGCTTGATGCCTTCTTTTGAAATCGTTTCCTCAGAACTGGAAGGAGGTTGTTCCTGACTTCAGAGATGACATGACTCTTGACATTGTCAAAGATTGCTTTCCTGTCCCCCGAAGAAAGCTTAacacaaagaaaccaaaaatatatatatactgtatatgaaggAGTATAGCACTGACATCAAAGAAAATCTGCATTTTGTTTGTAATCTTCAATAGAATCATAATGAACCATACAAATCATGTGCATAGCCACTGCAGAATAAGGAGGATAAACagccattttgtgttttgtacagCTCACCATCACATGTTGTTCCTCTGGGGTCTCCATGAACaatctgtaataataataatatattttttttaaatattaataaatatgataaataaGACTACTGTGGAAATGGCAATCTCTTTTAGTGGTGTATCAATTCGTAAAAACAACTTACGAGTCAAAAGAGTCAAAAGTCATAGAAGATGTGTAGAAACCGTCACTTGATGCTCCTGATGGGGAAGTGAGGTCACGTGGACCTGGTCCATAAGAGTCTGGAGGTGGGACCCACTCCACAGTTTTCATAATCTGCAATGTGAAAGAGACGAAGGAAAGACATAGAGAATTTACGATTATTGTTATATTGACTTGAAGACTTACTCAGAGCTTTCCAAACCCTTACCTCGCTTCTGTGGGAGATTGGTATCTTGGAGGAACGCTCCAGACGTAGTTCCcggcacacctctctctctatctcctccagCTTGAGCCGCCGATTCACTTCCCATGTCTGTGAGGAAGTGTTGGAAAAGATGAGGGCATTCATTGTGACCACAAAGCCATTAATGAAATGAATCAGTGagacatttaaaatgtttcatCTTTTTGTCTGTCCTAAATGGTTTCTCTGCctataaataattataaatatcTCACCAATTTAGCAAGGTGCAGATCCCGTCTGTTCCCTGACGGTTTCTGGAACCTTGGACAATAACAAAATCCATTACACTTCATGCTCCAATGTAGTAGATGTTGTTCTACCGATTATACTCTTTGGACTGGAGCTCGATCCAAGAAATGCATTGGTTTATCACTCACATCGTTGCTAAGAGACAATTACACCCAGAGTGAGCTGATAgacaacaaataaatacttaCATCTTGTTGCACATGTCTGCACCGCTGTGGACAAGCCAGTCTCTCATATCTGACAAGTGGATATTACAGGGAATGCCACCCTTCTCTTTCAAGGTCAGAAAGTCTTTCAGCAGCTTTTTCTGAGAAGCACAGATTGTTATTGTATTAACAGCCACTATAATAAGACAGCATAAAAGGGACTTATCCCATTAACTATCTTTGCCATGAACTAGGATGATAATTACCTGCTGCTCATAATACAGCTTCTCCCAAGAGAGCTGAACTGTTTTGGTGTACCTGGTGTATTTATTGTATTCTTTAGGTGTACACAGCACCTGAAAAAGTGCCATAAAAAGTCTCAACAAAATGTCAGCAAAGGATAGATATTCGACAGTCTATTTATATTATAACTGATTATCTGCCTTTCTACATAGACAAAATTATGATTTTATACAGTATCAATACCTAAGCAACCAACTTGACTACCATTGTAATAACCAAGCAGCTACCACAGAAACCACAGGAACGGTCATAGAAACATTTTGCAACAATCATAAGTACCATAGCAACAAcctaacaacaacagcagcaaccacctcaattaccatagcaacacccTAGCAACAATCTAAACTGCCATAGCAACACCATTACAACCACCACAGAAATCAACTACGCTTCCTTAGTAACACGCTGTTAACCAGCTTGACTACTATAGCAATGCCCTAGCAACCACACCAACTACCATCCCAACACCTAACCATCACAAGTACCATATCACCAATCTATCAACTACCtctaccaaaacaaaacactgtcaATTACCTAAACAACCATATCAACACTCTAGTTCCCAGCTTGACTATTAAAAGCAAAACCCAAGCAACCACCTACACTACCATAGCAACACCTTGGCAACCACCTAAACTATGATGTCATATATGATATGATAGCAAAACCTTAGCAACCAGCTTGACTAGTATAACAATGCCTTGGC encodes:
- the LOC116218761 gene encoding fibrous sheath-interacting protein 2-like isoform X2; translated protein: MDEVTDEESDDDSYNLRKPKGTKLTVAEGDSACYNRAHLGETLYQESPGFELSDPNMHLIDGTYNCLHDVHLRTFFKKPERKKKLLQNGLITTDEKVLCTPKEYNKYTRYTKTVQLSWEKLYYEQQKKLLKDFLTLKEKGGIPCNIHLSDMRDWLVHSGADMCNKMFQKPSGNRRDLHLAKLTWEVNRRLKLEEIEREVCRELRLERSSKIPISHRSEIMKTVEWVPPPDSYGPGPRDLTSPSGASSDGFYTSSMTFDSFDSLFMETPEEQHVMLSSGDRKAIFDNVKSHVISEVRNNLLPVLRKRFQKKASSSSSGSGRPSSENSDRSRSSSSFLFTDSSSSNNNTITMMFSPRSSATISSPASLYDKESGSYESYVGLTFYTEVPFSEELCNETSVKRSVTPSSAVNAQESPITITPSSEAFRAESFVLEIIHDSIAFSETSQNDINNCDTLAGFTIMSNDVVDTTLDGATVVLDREGLLSQDRSSNEEFDDRLLSIGPCITTDDHGTEIKLLGGKPTDEGINNILDEEKDVELYTGQIIEAVTQDLLTSETSSSTSKERVFSECDAKFTCKETASGTHLDCAHPRKSVNRILQDNKLHSVNKPRELLPRNTPQLAHSVASVLYHNIFDSESSRQSTHYSSSQISCDVSLCETTTEQELKEFTQPLSGSAVNLLKDLFGEKAQSLKTTKDPIQLITNPTSETLFFMPHVNNKDTVVHKIAIEDLCAMDAMKNMIPPNNSKRVKTPSAPRTKSERFSQPSSPTHNLLQAVVEKLVNKMTVHSLSIPEASNEAACKQLSCCSPNGPLSEFQHQLISRLCPVLVSDIMESLSSEIVSPDDLGESACQSPVQVIEDGMVRSGSASVDVSNHCVQEDTCVQEGNGIASERVTDESVDILERAVYDIESAMTDAAKQSCSSLPSKTDVVVDVITKLISDIESGSNSPTHLTNMAVDMVVSVLDDLSEDTKMISIPASPDHFHSQVKYTRPPSCRIVSSVRKELEEQIGSADSLKRALNSESTEVTKAISSAVAREVSTLLSESVARHIASTSSSDSLLSAPATTFAPAVRPLTAVIRPDVPTDPDCLANPYHRCASSIDTKPLMMMVHLGTVKDIVSRLLLHLLPMGLKDFNLADCSLFDTIFSELSSSLFLSVSRNKRKATVCLDSVEVCQVVLMVYKRLIKMYGSPEHLESLTFAKCPEFYSCISKLIVEGILKSPPRQPSGMKETRAVCSSNVTVSTDVPRTPKEQTECGKKQQTKMMATIQAEVDGFSM
- the LOC116218761 gene encoding fibrous sheath-interacting protein 2-like isoform X1: MIFHLCDLVFQESDDDSYNLRKPKGTKLTVAEGDSACYNRAHLGETLYQESPGFELSDPNMHLIDGTYNCLHDVHLRTFFKKPERKKKLLQNGLITTDEKVLCTPKEYNKYTRYTKTVQLSWEKLYYEQQKKLLKDFLTLKEKGGIPCNIHLSDMRDWLVHSGADMCNKMFQKPSGNRRDLHLAKLTWEVNRRLKLEEIEREVCRELRLERSSKIPISHRSEIMKTVEWVPPPDSYGPGPRDLTSPSGASSDGFYTSSMTFDSFDSLFMETPEEQHVMLSSGDRKAIFDNVKSHVISEVRNNLLPVLRKRFQKKASSSSSGSGRPSSENSDRSRSSSSFLFTDSSSSNNNTITMMFSPRSSATISSPASLYDKESGSYESYVGLTFYTEVPFSEELCNETSVKRSVTPSSAVNAQESPITITPSSEAFRAESFVLEIIHDSIAFSETSQNDINNCDTLAGFTIMSNDVVDTTLDGATVVLDREGLLSQDRSSNEEFDDRLLSIGPCITTDDHGTEIKLLGGKPTDEGINNILDEEKDVELYTGQIIEAVTQDLLTSETSSSTSKERVFSECDAKFTCKETASGTHLDCAHPRKSVNRILQDNKLHSVNKPRELLPRNTPQLAHSVASVLYHNIFDSESSRQSTHYSSSQISCDVSLCETTTEQELKEFTQPLSGSAVNLLKDLFGEKAQSLKTTKDPIQLITNPTSETLFFMPHVNNKDTVVHKIAIEDLCAMDAMKNMIPPNNSKRVKTPSAPRTKSERFSQPSSPTHNLLQAVVEKLVNKMTVHSLSIPEASNEAACKQLSCCSPNGPLSEFQHQLISRLCPVLVSDIMESLSSEIVSPDDLGESACQSPVQVIEDGMVRSGSASVDVSNHCVQEDTCVQEGNGIASERVTDESVDILERAVYDIESAMTDAAKQSCSSLPSKTDVVVDVITKLISDIESGSNSPTHLTNMAVDMVVSVLDDLSEDTKMISIPASPDHFHSQVKYTRPPSCRIVSSVRKELEEQIGSADSLKRALNSESTEVTKAISSAVAREVSTLLSESVARHIASTSSSDSLLSAPATTFAPAVRPLTAVIRPDVPTDPDCLANPYHRCASSIDTKPLMMMVHLGTVKDIVSRLLLHLLPMGLKDFNLADCSLFDTIFSELSSSLFLSVSRNKRKATVCLDSVEVCQVVLMVYKRLIKMYGSPEHLESLTFAKCPEFYSCISKLIVEGILKSPPRQPSGMKETRAVCSSNVTVSTDVPRTPKEQTECGKKQQTKMMATIQAEVDGFSM
- the LOC116218761 gene encoding fibrous sheath-interacting protein 2-like isoform X3 yields the protein MIFHLCDLVFQESDDDSYNLRKPKGTKLTVAEGDSACYNRAHLGETLYQESPGFELSDPNMHLIDGTYNCLHDVHLRTFFKKPERKKKLLQNGLITTDEKVLCTPKEYNKYTRYTKTVQLSWEKLYYEQQKKLLKDFLTLKEKGGIPCNIHLSDMRDWLVHSGADMCNKMFQKPSGNRRDLHLAKLTWEVNRRLKLEEIEREVCRELRLERSSKIPISHRSEIMKTVEWVPPPDSYGPGPRDLTSPSGASSDGFYTSSMTFDSFDS